One Stenotrophomonas maltophilia DNA window includes the following coding sequences:
- a CDS encoding AAA family ATPase translates to MNLPPPMPESATPPPAPAASRLHGAFTQLRDALSAEIVGQAALVERLLIALLADGHLLVEGAPGLAKTTAIRALAARLEADFARVQFTPDLLPADLTGTEIWRPQEGRFEFVPGPIFHPILLADEINRAPAKVQSALLEAMGERQVTVGRHTYALPSLFLVMATQNPIEQEGTFPLPEAQLDRFLMHVRISYPDQAAESEILRLARERARGALGEAAPAPEKLPMQDVFDARREVLDLHMAPALERYLIELVLASRDPSRYDAGLGRRIAWGASPRGSIALERCARARAWLAGRDFVTPDDVRAVAADVLRHRVLPSYEATAEGWDGERLVQELLARVPAP, encoded by the coding sequence ATGAACCTGCCACCGCCGATGCCCGAATCCGCCACGCCGCCGCCCGCGCCGGCCGCCTCCCGCCTGCATGGCGCCTTCACCCAGCTGCGCGACGCCCTGTCGGCCGAGATCGTCGGCCAGGCGGCACTGGTCGAACGCCTGCTGATCGCGCTGCTGGCCGATGGCCACCTGCTGGTGGAAGGCGCTCCGGGCCTGGCCAAGACGACGGCGATCCGGGCGCTGGCCGCGCGCCTGGAGGCCGACTTCGCCCGCGTGCAGTTCACCCCGGACCTGTTGCCGGCCGATCTGACCGGCACCGAGATCTGGCGCCCGCAGGAAGGCCGTTTCGAATTCGTGCCCGGCCCGATCTTCCACCCGATCCTGCTGGCCGACGAGATCAACCGCGCACCGGCCAAGGTGCAGTCGGCGCTGCTGGAAGCGATGGGCGAGCGCCAGGTCACCGTTGGCCGACACACCTATGCACTGCCGTCGCTGTTCCTGGTGATGGCCACGCAGAACCCGATCGAGCAGGAAGGCACCTTCCCGCTGCCCGAAGCGCAGCTGGACCGCTTCCTGATGCACGTGCGCATCAGCTACCCCGATCAGGCCGCCGAATCGGAGATCCTGCGCCTGGCCCGCGAGCGAGCCCGTGGCGCGCTGGGCGAGGCGGCACCGGCACCGGAGAAACTGCCGATGCAGGATGTGTTCGATGCCCGCCGCGAAGTGCTGGACCTGCACATGGCGCCGGCGCTGGAACGCTACCTGATCGAGCTGGTGCTGGCCTCGCGTGATCCGTCGCGCTATGACGCTGGCCTTGGCCGCCGCATTGCCTGGGGGGCAAGCCCGCGCGGTTCCATCGCGCTGGAACGCTGCGCGCGCGCGCGCGCCTGGTTGGCCGGCCGCGACTTCGTCACCCCTGATGACGTGCGAGCGGTTGCCGCCGATGTGCTGCGCCATCGCGTGCTGCCCAGCTATGAAGCCACCGCTGAAGGCTGGGATGGCGAACGCCTGGTGCAGGAGCTGCTGGCCCGGGTGCCGGCACCCTGA
- a CDS encoding type IV pilus secretin PilQ: MTFHQAKGLRPIRRSTLNRVSALGVALMLACAPALAAAPAEKPVGATVAPATAPAGLSVAKIDFKRGDDGAGRLIVQFDGQGAIPDLRTQGNSVVVDVGNARLPANLQKPMNVTDFATPVQRIDAKPSGAGTQLVLSTGGAVESLAYQSGNEYVVEISPRQAPAAVGAVTAGSVTQAAKAVGQRGFTGKPVTFNFQDVPVRTVLQLIAEESNLNVVASDSVQGNVTLRLVNVPWDQALDIVLRAKGLDKRRDGSVIWVAPQAELAKFEQEKEDARIAIENREDLVTDYVQINYHSATQIFKALTEAKGIGGGGGGGNGGGGGSSQEDSGFLSSRGRIVADERTNTLMISDIPKKIARMRELIGVIDRPVDQVLIESRIVIATDTFARELGAKFGISGSRDNVYFSGSLDANEATRNSQVDTALANAKAVREWQAGGSVGPAPIPGSPTIKRGLNWNLPVAAANNPGSLALSILNAGYLLDVELSAMQEESRGEVISNPRVVTTNQREAMIKQGKEIGYVTISGAGAAGGAGSTPNVQFKEVVLELRVTPTITNDNRVFLNMQVKKDEVDRLIELQGYGTVPSINRREVNTAVLVEDGQTVVIGGVYEFTDRSSISKVPFLGDVPFLGNLFKKRGRNKDKAELLVFVTPKVLRVAKQN; the protein is encoded by the coding sequence ATGACCTTTCACCAAGCCAAGGGGCTGCGTCCCATCCGGCGCTCTACCTTGAACCGTGTCAGCGCGTTGGGAGTCGCGCTGATGCTGGCCTGCGCTCCGGCGCTGGCCGCCGCACCGGCGGAAAAGCCGGTGGGCGCCACCGTGGCCCCGGCGACCGCGCCGGCTGGCCTGTCGGTGGCCAAGATCGATTTCAAGCGGGGCGATGACGGCGCCGGGCGCCTGATCGTCCAGTTCGACGGCCAGGGTGCGATTCCGGACCTGCGCACGCAGGGCAACAGCGTGGTGGTCGACGTCGGCAATGCCCGACTGCCGGCCAACCTGCAGAAGCCGATGAACGTGACCGACTTCGCCACGCCGGTGCAGCGCATCGACGCCAAGCCGTCCGGTGCCGGCACCCAGCTGGTGCTGAGCACCGGCGGTGCGGTCGAATCGCTGGCCTACCAGAGCGGCAACGAGTACGTGGTGGAAATCAGCCCGCGGCAGGCTCCGGCCGCTGTCGGTGCAGTCACTGCCGGCAGCGTCACCCAGGCGGCCAAGGCTGTCGGCCAGCGCGGTTTCACCGGCAAGCCGGTGACCTTCAACTTCCAGGACGTGCCGGTGCGCACCGTGCTGCAGTTGATCGCCGAAGAATCCAATCTCAACGTAGTGGCGTCCGATTCGGTACAGGGCAATGTGACCCTGCGCCTGGTCAATGTGCCGTGGGACCAGGCACTGGACATCGTGCTGCGTGCCAAGGGCCTGGACAAGCGCCGCGACGGCAGCGTGATCTGGGTGGCTCCGCAGGCCGAACTGGCCAAGTTCGAGCAGGAGAAGGAAGACGCGCGCATCGCCATCGAGAACCGCGAAGACCTGGTCACCGACTACGTCCAGATCAACTACCACAGCGCCACGCAGATCTTCAAAGCGCTGACCGAGGCCAAGGGCATCGGTGGCGGCGGTGGTGGCGGCAATGGTGGTGGTGGCGGCTCGTCGCAGGAAGACAGTGGTTTCCTGTCCTCGCGCGGCCGCATCGTCGCCGACGAGCGCACCAACACGCTGATGATCAGCGACATTCCGAAGAAGATCGCGCGCATGCGTGAGCTGATCGGGGTGATCGACCGTCCGGTCGACCAGGTGCTGATCGAAAGCCGCATTGTCATCGCCACCGATACCTTCGCCCGCGAGCTGGGTGCAAAGTTCGGCATCAGCGGCAGCCGTGACAATGTGTACTTCAGCGGCAGCCTGGATGCCAACGAGGCCACCCGCAATTCGCAGGTGGATACGGCATTGGCCAACGCCAAGGCGGTCCGTGAATGGCAGGCCGGTGGCAGTGTCGGTCCGGCCCCGATTCCCGGTAGCCCGACCATCAAGCGCGGCCTGAACTGGAATCTGCCGGTGGCAGCGGCCAACAACCCCGGCTCGCTGGCGCTGTCGATCCTCAACGCAGGCTACCTGCTGGACGTGGAGCTGTCGGCCATGCAGGAAGAGTCACGTGGTGAAGTGATCTCCAACCCGCGCGTGGTCACCACCAACCAGCGCGAGGCGATGATCAAGCAGGGCAAGGAAATCGGCTACGTCACCATCAGCGGCGCCGGAGCTGCTGGCGGCGCCGGTTCCACCCCGAACGTGCAGTTCAAGGAAGTGGTGCTGGAACTGCGGGTGACCCCCACCATCACCAACGACAACCGCGTGTTCCTCAACATGCAGGTGAAGAAGGACGAAGTCGACCGCCTGATCGAACTGCAGGGCTACGGCACGGTGCCGTCGATCAACCGCCGCGAGGTCAATACCGCGGTGCTGGTCGAGGATGGGCAGACCGTGGTCATCGGTGGCGTGTATGAGTTCACCGACCGCAGCAGCATCAGCAAGGTGCCGTTCCTGGGCGACGTGCCGTTCCTGGGCAACCTGTTCAAGAAGCGTGGCCGCAACAAGGACAAGGCCGAGCTGCTGGTGTTCGTCACCCCGAAGGTGCTGCGCGTGGCCAAGCAGAACTGA
- a CDS encoding pilus assembly protein PilP: MAAAVLLLAACGRGVTSTPGDAPNLEKWVEGERARPAQPLEPLPVMQQFETFEYSAQGMRDPFTDAWTNPQQGNGGLRPDPNRRKEPLEGFPLDALDMVGTIGTGAATVALVMGPDKVTYRVRPGGYLGQSDGRVTAVFEDRVELIELVPDGAGGWLERPATLSLEDQ; this comes from the coding sequence ATGGCAGCTGCCGTGCTGCTGCTGGCCGCCTGTGGCCGCGGCGTGACCAGCACGCCGGGCGATGCGCCGAATCTTGAAAAGTGGGTGGAGGGTGAGCGTGCGCGACCGGCACAGCCGCTGGAGCCGCTGCCGGTGATGCAGCAGTTCGAGACCTTCGAGTACTCCGCGCAGGGCATGCGCGATCCGTTCACCGATGCCTGGACCAATCCGCAGCAGGGGAATGGCGGATTGCGTCCGGATCCGAACCGGCGCAAGGAGCCGTTGGAAGGCTTCCCGCTGGATGCACTGGACATGGTCGGTACCATCGGCACCGGCGCGGCCACCGTGGCGCTGGTGATGGGGCCGGACAAGGTGACCTACCGGGTGCGCCCTGGCGGTTACCTCGGGCAGAGCGACGGGCGGGTCACGGCGGTCTTCGAAGACCGCGTGGAGCTGATCGAACTGGTGCCGGATGGCGCGGGCGGCTGGCTGGAACGGCCGGCAACGCTCTCGCTTGAAGATCAATGA
- a CDS encoding type 4a pilus biogenesis protein PilO, with protein MSQKIDLKNLDFNDIGNWPQKAKIVFCSLLAVVIMFVAWMLLISGKREELAGLESKETELRSEFTKQQERAVNLAPLKQQLAQMEQVLQQMLRQLPSKTEMPDLIIDISQTALSSGLTNELFEPEQEQVKEFYAEKPIKLRMVGSYHQFGAFVSGVASLPRVVILTMHDINLKPKDKTSGNVRSGALELSGTVKTYRYLDETEVQEQQKAEAGKEDKK; from the coding sequence ATGAGCCAGAAGATCGATCTGAAGAACCTGGATTTCAACGACATCGGCAACTGGCCGCAGAAGGCCAAGATCGTCTTCTGCTCGCTGCTGGCGGTGGTGATCATGTTCGTCGCGTGGATGCTGCTGATCAGCGGCAAGCGCGAGGAACTGGCCGGCCTGGAATCGAAGGAAACCGAGCTGCGTTCGGAGTTCACCAAGCAGCAGGAACGCGCGGTGAACCTGGCGCCGCTGAAGCAGCAGCTGGCGCAGATGGAGCAGGTGCTGCAGCAGATGCTGCGGCAGCTGCCCAGCAAGACCGAAATGCCCGACCTGATCATCGACATCTCGCAGACCGCGCTGTCCAGCGGCCTGACCAACGAGCTGTTCGAGCCCGAGCAGGAGCAGGTCAAGGAGTTCTACGCCGAGAAGCCGATCAAGCTGCGCATGGTGGGCAGTTACCACCAGTTCGGTGCCTTCGTCAGTGGCGTGGCGTCGCTGCCGCGCGTGGTCATCCTGACCATGCACGACATCAACCTCAAGCCCAAGGACAAGACCAGCGGCAACGTCCGCAGTGGCGCGCTGGAACTGTCCGGCACGGTCAAGACCTATCGCTACCTGGACGAGACCGAGGTGCAGGAACAGCAGAAGGCTGAAGCCGGCAAGGAGGACAAGAAGTGA
- a CDS encoding PilN domain-containing protein: MARINLLPWRAERRKQRQREFYAMLGMAAIGGLLLSLLIWFYYDRQVSGQMDRNAYLEAEIEKVKEQNKEIDRLDAQKDRLLARKKVIEELQAKRSQMVHLFDALVRTIPDGLVLTALKQEGDVLTLEGRTQSNARVSAYMRNLETSGWMTNPELSIIEARDPEKDKDGKTGPVADIKALPYVFVVKVKLPAQSEEVAGTPGLNADGSVATPAPPAVAPLAAGPDAAAPAAPAAGQPAAAPTAPTAPAATPATPNQPAAPAAKPAPKPEGSRLAQPPQAFNAPLQGDRA, translated from the coding sequence ATGGCACGCATCAATCTATTGCCCTGGCGCGCCGAGCGGCGCAAGCAACGCCAGCGCGAGTTCTACGCAATGCTGGGCATGGCCGCGATCGGTGGCCTGCTGTTGTCGCTGCTGATCTGGTTCTATTACGACCGCCAGGTGAGCGGCCAGATGGACCGCAATGCCTATCTGGAAGCCGAGATCGAGAAGGTCAAGGAACAGAACAAGGAGATCGACCGCCTCGACGCCCAGAAGGACCGCCTGCTGGCCCGCAAGAAGGTGATCGAGGAACTGCAGGCCAAGCGCTCGCAGATGGTGCACCTGTTCGATGCGCTGGTGCGCACGATTCCCGATGGCCTGGTGCTGACTGCGCTGAAGCAGGAAGGCGACGTGCTGACCCTGGAAGGCCGCACCCAGTCCAACGCCCGTGTTTCGGCGTACATGCGCAACCTGGAGACCTCCGGTTGGATGACCAACCCGGAACTGTCGATCATCGAAGCGCGTGACCCCGAGAAGGACAAGGACGGCAAGACCGGCCCGGTTGCGGACATCAAGGCGCTGCCCTACGTGTTCGTGGTCAAGGTGAAGCTGCCGGCGCAGAGCGAAGAAGTGGCGGGTACGCCAGGCCTCAACGCGGATGGTTCGGTGGCAACGCCGGCTCCGCCCGCAGTGGCACCGCTTGCAGCCGGTCCGGATGCAGCGGCACCCGCTGCCCCGGCCGCAGGCCAGCCCGCTGCTGCACCGACCGCACCCACCGCACCCGCTGCCACCCCGGCCACGCCGAACCAGCCGGCAGCCCCGGCCGCCAAGCCTGCGCCGAAGCCTGAGGGCAGCCGCCTGGCGCAGCCGCCGCAGGCCTTCAATGCCCCGCTGCAGGGGGACCGCGCATGA
- a CDS encoding pilus assembly protein PilM → MGLIPKSQSPLVGVDISSTAVKLLQLSRSGNRFRVEHYAVEPLPPNAVVEKNIVEVEAVGEAIRRAMNRSGSKAKLAAAAVAGSAVITKVIPMPAELDENDMEAQIELEAVNYIPYPIEEVNLDFEVIGAIPNNPEMVQVLLAASRSENVELRQSALELGGLQAKVMDVEAFAVENAYALVASELPVSIEGVVALVDIGATMTTLNVLRGGRSLYSREQVFGGKQLTDEIMRRYGLSYEEAGLAKRQGGLPESYEMEVLEPFKEATVQQISRLLQFFYAGSEFNRVDHIVLAGGCAVLGGLPEMVEEQLGVPTVVANPLAQMTLGPKVNAHALAQDAPALMIATGLALRSFD, encoded by the coding sequence GTGGGGCTCATCCCAAAAAGTCAGTCGCCGCTTGTAGGCGTCGACATCAGTTCGACTGCGGTAAAGCTTTTGCAGCTGTCCCGCAGTGGCAACCGTTTTCGTGTGGAACATTACGCTGTGGAACCTCTGCCGCCGAATGCGGTGGTGGAGAAGAACATCGTGGAAGTGGAGGCCGTGGGTGAGGCCATCCGCCGTGCGATGAACCGCTCGGGGAGCAAGGCCAAGCTGGCCGCTGCCGCCGTCGCCGGTTCGGCGGTGATCACCAAGGTGATCCCGATGCCGGCCGAGCTCGACGAAAACGACATGGAAGCCCAGATCGAGCTGGAAGCGGTCAACTACATTCCGTACCCGATCGAGGAAGTGAATCTGGACTTCGAGGTGATCGGGGCGATCCCGAACAACCCGGAGATGGTCCAGGTGCTGCTGGCCGCGTCGCGTTCGGAGAACGTGGAACTGCGCCAGTCGGCGCTGGAGCTGGGAGGCCTGCAGGCCAAGGTGATGGACGTGGAGGCCTTCGCGGTCGAAAACGCCTATGCCCTGGTCGCCAGCGAGCTGCCGGTATCCATCGAGGGCGTGGTCGCGCTGGTCGATATCGGCGCCACCATGACCACCCTCAACGTCCTGCGCGGTGGTCGCAGCCTGTACAGCCGCGAACAGGTGTTCGGTGGCAAGCAGCTGACCGACGAGATCATGCGCCGCTACGGCCTGAGCTACGAGGAAGCCGGGCTGGCCAAGCGCCAGGGTGGTCTGCCGGAAAGCTACGAGATGGAAGTGCTGGAGCCGTTCAAGGAAGCCACGGTCCAGCAGATCAGCCGTTTGCTGCAGTTCTTCTATGCAGGCAGTGAGTTCAACCGCGTTGATCACATCGTGCTGGCCGGCGGCTGCGCCGTGCTCGGCGGGCTGCCGGAAATGGTTGAAGAACAGCTGGGCGTGCCGACCGTGGTCGCCAACCCGCTGGCGCAGATGACCCTGGGCCCGAAGGTGAACGCGCATGCGCTGGCCCAGGATGCCCCCGCGCTGATGATCGCCACCGGTCTGGCGCTGAGGAGCTTCGACTGA